From the genome of Thermoanaerobaculia bacterium:
CGGCTCCGGCGCCACCTTCGTGGCGCGCTCGGTCGACATCTTCCAGGCGCATCTCAAGGAGACGCTCAAGGCCGCCGCCGCGCACAAGGGCACGGCGTTCGTCGAGATCTACCAGAACTGCAACATCTTCAACGACAAGGCGTTCGCCCCGATCACCGACAAGGAGTCGCGCGACGACGCGGCGGTCTACCTCGAGCAGGGCAAGCCCCTGGTCTTTGGCAAGGGAAAGAGCAAAGGAATCCGGCTCAACGGGACCGAGCTCGAGGTGCTCGACTTCGCCGCCGGCTTCGGCCCGGACGACTGTCTGGTCTGGGACGAGACGCGGATGAATCCGGCGATCGCCTTCATGATCGCCCAGATGGGACCCCCCAACTTCCCGACGCCGCTCGGCGTCCTGCGGCGCGTCGACGTGCCGTCGTTCGAATCGGGCGTCGTCGGCCAGATCGAGCGCGAGACCGAGCGCAAAGGTCCCGGGTCGCTCGACCAGCTCCTCCGGAGCGGCGACATCTGGACCGTCCACGAGGACGGCACGGTCTCCTGACCAGACCGCGTTCGAGCGCCGCCAGAGAAGTACCGGCCGCCGCTCTCGCGGCGGCGGGGGACCGCGACTGCAGCGTTTTCGACCAGCTCGGCGTCCAGAAGACGGCGACAGGTCATCGCTTCACCCTCTTCGCGCCGAAGGCGCAACGAGTCGAGCTCGCCCTCAACGCGGCGCCAGCGCACACTCCCTTTACCGAGCTTTTCGCGCTCCAGTCTTGCGGGGCTGCCAACGAAGCGAAAGGCTGCTGGCAAGGGGAGGTCGCGGGTCTGCCGAACGCCTTCGAGTATGCCTACCGGTTGGATGGCGGTCCGGAGCTGCTCGACCCCTACGCCCGCAGCCTGACCGGCGGGGAGGTCTGGGGGGACCGGTCCTCGGAGGCTGCCGGCTGGAAGTTCCGCCGGTATCGCAGCCTCTTTCAACCGGTCGCGGCCTTGGCGCCGGGCGTCGGGCGACCGCCCCGGCCGCAGATCGCCGATTCCGAGCGCGTGATCTACGAGCTGCATCTGCGCGGATTCACGCGCCACCCTTCCTCGGGCGTGGCCCACCCTGGAACCTACCTCGGCCTGATCGAGAAGATCCCCTATCTGCAGTCGTTGGGTATCACCACAGTCGAGCTTCTGCCGCTCCTCGAGTTTGACGAGACGGAGAACTTCCGGCGCAATCCGGTGACCGGCGAGCGGCTGCTCAACTACTGGGGCTACTCGCCGGTCTCGTTCTTCGCCCCCAAGGCTTCCTACGCCTCGGATGCGACCCCGGGCGCGGCACAGGCGGAGCTCATGACGATGATCGACGCGCTCCATGCCGCGGGGCTCGAGGTCGTCGTCGATGTGGTCTACAACCACACGGCGGAGGGCGGCGGGGGAGCGTCCGATCCGCTGCACTCGTTCCGTGGCCTCGCGGAAGAGACCTACTACCTGCGTGATCCGGCGACCCGCCGGCCGCTCGACGTCACCGGCTGCGGCAACACGGTCAACACGAACCATCCGGTGGTCCGCCGTCTGATCCTCGACTCGCTGCGCTTCTGGTCGGAGGAGATCGGCGTGGACGGTTTCCGCTTCGACCTCGCCTCGGCCTTCTATCGCGGTCTCTCGGGAGAGAAGCTCACGGCCTCGCCGCTCGCCGCCGAGATCGCCGCTGATCCTGTGCTCGCCGGTCGCCTGCTGATCGCCGAGCCGTGGGACGTGACCGGCTTCACTCCGCCGGCGGGATTTCCGCCGCCGTGGCGAGAATGGAACGGCGCCTTTCGCGATGATGTGCGGCGATGGGTGCGTGGAGACGAGGTCGCGCCGCGCACGCTCGAGCTCCGCCTCGCGGGCAGCCCCGATCTCTTTCCGCCCCCGCAGTCGCGCGCGGCGGCGATCGACTTCGTCACCTGCCACGACGGTTTTCCGCTCGCCGACCTGGTCAGCTACTCGACCAAGGCGAACCGTGAGAACGGCGAAGAGGACCGCGACGGCTCGTCGTTCAACCTGTCGTCGAATCACGGCGTCGAGGGGGAGACGAGCGCGCCGGAGATCCTGGCGACGCGCCACCGCCAGGTCGCGAACTTCCTCGCCCTGCTCCTGCTCTCCCGCGGCACGCCGATGCTCCTTGCAGGGGACGAACGCGGCCGCAGCCAGCGCGGCAACAACAACGCCTGGTGCCAGGACAACGAGATCTCGTGGCTCGACTGGAATCTCGCGGCCGGTAGGCGGGAGGCGCTCGTCCGCGGCCTGCTCGCGCTGCGCCGCGAGCTCGCCGACCTCGCCTTCGGCGAATGGTCGGAGTGCGCGGCATTTCATCCGCCTGCCGGTCCCGACGCCGGCCGCTCCGAAAGGGCGGTCCTGCTGGTGACACGCGACGAGACCGGAGGCCGCTCCGTCCTGTTGGCGCTCAATCCGGGCGCGGCGCCCGTCCGGTTCCCGCTGCCGCGCGCTGCCGCCGGCAAGCCCTGGCGCCTCGCCTTCGACAGTTTCGTCGAGGCCGCCGAGACGCACGCGCCGCCCGCGGAGCGGCCCCAGTTCGCTCCCGGGACCTCCGAGCTCGGGGTGCAGCCGCACTCGATCCGGATCCTCCTCGCCTGATCCTGCGCTCCGCGCCTCGAGCCAACGCTGGCGCTCTGGAAACGTCTGCCTCTTTGCACGGCCGGGCGGCCCGGGTGACCGGCAGCGGCGACGTCACCCTGCGCTCCGCCCAGTAGTCGTCTACCTCGCCGACCTCGTCCCCGGGCGACGCATGCGTCGCCCGCCAAGGAATCGGTGGTCGGTTGATCGGGCGCCGCGGGGCAGAAGCCATGGGCTAAGCTGCGCGCGGATGCGATCCGCTGGCGTGAGAGGTCACTGGCTCGGGATGGCGATCGCGCTGTGTGGCCTCGCGGCAGTGGCGTCGTTCTGGCTGCGCCCGCCGCAGGTCGTCCCGACGGGAGACGAACCCGACTACTACCGGGCGGCAGTTCACCTCGCCCGCAGCGGAGTCCTCTCGATTGCGCCAGTGAGCCTTGCGGCCCCGCCGCGCGACGCCTACCGCGAGCCGGGCTATCCGTTCCTGCTGGCGGCCTATTGGCGGCTCGCGCGGGTGCCGCTCACCGACGAGACGCCGGAGTCGTGGACCGTTCTGCCGGGCGCGGCGGCGCGCGGCATCGCCGTTGTCGGCGCGCTCCTGCTCGCGGCGACGGCCGCGGGGGCCGGCTTCGCCGCCCGCTTCGCTGGCGCGAGTGGGCGGGCCAGCCTGGCCGCAGCGGTCCTGGTCGTGGCGAGCCCGGCGCTGCGCCAGGCGGCGCTGGTCCCCGGTTCGGAGGGGCTTGCGGCGGCGCTGATGACGCTTGCCGCCTGCGGGCTGGCTGCAGCCGTCACCCGTTGTGGAGGCAGCGGAGTCGCCGGAGGTATCGGAGGTATCGGAGGCATCGGAGCCAGCGGAGCCGTCGCTCTCGCCGGCCTGGCTACCGGGCTTTCCCCGCTGGCGCGCGGCGCCGGAATCGCGCTCGTCCCGGTGGGGGTGCTGGTGCTCTTGCTGCTTCCGCGGAGCGTCTCCCTGCGCCGGCGCGCTGCGCGGGCGGGAGTGTTCGCGTGCATCGCGCTCCTGCCCGTGGTCTTCTGGATGACGAGAAACTCCCGCGCGACCGGGCACTTCGTGCTCGCGGACCGGGGTGGAGCGGTGCTCTGGACTCGGGCCGAGCTCGACCGGCAGATCGCGAACGAGGGGATCCTGCCGGCGATCTTTGCGTGGACGCCGCTCGAGTCGGCGCGGCGCGCCGGCGAACGCCGGTGGCCGGAAGCGACCTACTCGCGATACCAGTGGGAGGGCGAAGGGAACTACTTCACGCGTGCGATGCGCAGCTGGCAGGCGGCGCGGCGCGAGTCCGCCGATCCCCTCGCGGCCGATCTGGCTCTGGGCCGCGCGGCCGTGGGGGAGTTCCTCCGGCGGCCCGGAGATCACGCTCTCGCTGCGCTGGCCGTGGCCTGGCGGGGAGGATTCGCGGAACGTTCCCCCGAGCTCGCGGCGCCGTTCGACCTGACGTTCGCACTCGGCCTGCTCCTGGGCGGCGGCGTCTTCTGGATCGTCCTCGCGGCCGTTCGCGGCGGACGTGTCGTGACGCTCGTCCTGCTTGCCGGTCCGGTCACCCTGTTCGTCGTCCATGCGACCGCTACCGAGTTCCTGCCCCGATTCGGCGTACCCGGGCTGCCGTTGATCGCGGCGGCGCTGGCGGCGACGATTTCGCATTGCGGTGCGCTCGCGGAGCGCAGCCGAGGGGCGGACCATGACCCGAAGCGGACCGCGGATCCCGCCCGCGCCGGGTCGAACGAGCGTTGAGAGTTCCGCGCTGGCTCGCAGGGGTCGCGGGCCTCGGGGTCTTCTCCTGGGTATGGTTCCGTAACGCCTGGATCAACGACGACGCCTTCATCACCTTTCGGACGATCGAGCAGTTGCTGGTCGGCAACGGCCTGCAGTGGAATCCTCACGAACGGGTCCAGGCGTTCACCCATCCGGCCTGGCTCGGCCTGCTGCTGCCGCTGCGGGTGGCCGGTCTCCCTCTCGCTGCCGCGGCGTTTCTGCTCAGTTGGCTGGCCGTCTCCGCGGCACTGGTGTTGTCGTGGCGCACGGTCAGCGGCCGACCGGCAAGAGCCGGGCTCTTCGTTGCCGCGGTCGTCGGTTCGCGGGTCCTCCTGGACTACACGTCCTCCGGTCTGGAAACCCCGTTGTCGTTCCTGCTGCTCGTCGCGTTCGTGCACCTCGTTCTGCGCTGGGAACGCGGCGAGGGAACTGGCCGCAGCGGCGACAGCTGTGACAGTGGTGCCAGCCACGGGGTGACCCCCGTCTTCCTCGTGGCTTCGGCGCTCCTGCTGACGAGGCACGATCATGCGCCGCTGCTCGTGCCCGTCCTCGCTCTCCTCGCGGTGCGGCGCTTCAGGTTCAGCCGCGTCCGCTGCGGCGCCGAGATCGCTCTGGGCCTCTCGCCGTTCGTGATCTGGTCGCTGTTTGCGTGTCTCTACTACGGTTCCCCGTTCCCGAACACCGCGCTCGCCAAACTGGGCGCCGGCGTCCCCCGAAGCGAGCTCTTCGCGCAAGGTCTGCACTACGTACGGGCGACGGCCACGTGGGATCCGCTCTGGATTCCCCTCCTGATCGGCGGCGGTTTCGCGGCGGCGCGCAGCGCGCCGCTCGGCCGGGCGCTCGGCATCGGCGCCGCTTTGCACATGAGCTATGTGACTTCGATCGGTGGCGATTTCATGGTGGGCCGATTCTGGGTACCGGCGGCGGTCGTGGCGCTGGTCCTTGCGGTCGTCGAGCTGCCCGACCGGGTCGTGCGTGGCAGTCTGGCCGGCGTCCTCGTCGTCGGCCTCTTCTGGCCGCAGTCGGCGCTCTGGAGCGACCGCGACCATGTACCGAGCTGGCCGGTGGGCGCCCCGGGCATGTCCGGCATTCGCGACATGAAGGGCGATCTGCCGGGATCCGAGTGGCTCTCCGCGCTCCTTCGCGACGGCTGGCCCGCGCCGATGGTCGAGCCGCTCACTCCGCCCAGGGTCATCGGCATTCTCGGCCGGCCGGGCTTCCGGGCACACCCGCGCCAGATTCTGGTCGACCGCTATGCACTTTCCGACCCGTTTCTCGCGCGCCTGCCGTACGAGCCGCCCTGGGAGATCGGGCACCTTCGGCGGCACGTTCCGGAGGGCTACCTCGAGAGTCTCGCGGTGGGTGAGAACCGCCTGCGGGATCCCGCGCTGGCCGGGCTCTACGACGACGTGCGCCTCCTGGTCTCCGCGCCGGTCTTCGACCGCGAGCGTTGGCGCAGCGCGCTACGACTGGCTCGGCGCGATGGCGTCGGTCGGCAGAAGGACGTGCGATGCCCGCTCCTCAGCGTCCGGTTGTCGGGCATCGACGGGGGGAGGTTGGTCGAAGCACCAGTTCTGTCTCCCTCCGTCGAGGTCCTGGACCGCAAGCTCTTCCTTCGAGGTGTAGCCGCGCTCGGCGAACGCGCGCGGATGTGGCAGCTCGAAGTGTCTGTCGAGCCGTTGCCCGCCCGCGCCGAGCTTCGCTGCGTGGCTTCAGCTTCGAACGCAGCGCTCGATCTCGAGGTCGAGCTCGTCTATGAGGACTCAGCGCGAGCGAGCCGCGCGGCCGCGAACGGACCTTCCCTGGACCTCGTCCTCGCAGCGCCCACCGCTCCCGACGGCTGAGGCAGCCGACTTCCCGAGTCAGGGCGCGACGGCCGACCAGCGGCCGGTGTCCGAGCTCTCGAAGCCGTCGTCGAAGAGGTTCGGCCCTGCCGTCGCCGCGGCGATGTGGATTGCCTTCAGGCCGGGCCGGTCGATGCCGGTGCCGTTCGTCGGGTCCGGAAGGACGACCTCGGTCGAACCGGCCATCGCCGTCGAGGTGAAGCGCAGCCGCCCGTTTTCGTAGGCGACGATGATCGTCCCGTCCTCCTCGAGATCGATGTCGGTAGGCACGAAAGCGGAGAGGTTGAGGAAGCCCAGCGATTGGCCGGAAGCGTTGAAGCGCTCCAGCCGGCCGCCGCAGCGGACGCCGAACATCTCGCCGGTGGCGTCGGCGGTGATGCCGCAAACGGTGAAGGCCGTGCCCGGGTTGGCGTCGTCGTCGAGCACGATCGGTCCGCCGACCACGTCCAGGTTCGGCGTGCTCGGGTCGAAGACGTCGACCGTGAACTTGTCCAGCCGCAGGGCATAGAGCAGGCCGTTCCAGCCGACGTTGAGGTCGATGTAGGTGGTCGAGGTGGAGAAGCGAGCGACGCTGAAGCCGTTGGCGGTGTCGAAGCGGACGATGCCGCGGTCGTCGCCGTTCCTCAGCATGTCGGTAGCGAACACGTAGTCCCCGTGAAGCGCCACACCGCCGTAGGCGTGCGAATCGCTGGGCGACTCCCAGATGCTCCAGCCGGGTACGGGATGATGCTCCCAGGTGCCGGCCCGGGTGTCGAAGACCGAGAGCTGGACGACGTCGAGCGCGCCGGCGCCGGTGCCGGTGCCGTTGAAAATGTAAAGCCGCCCGTCGGGGCCCATGACCGCGTCCCGGACGACCTCGGCGAAAGCGTGAAGCCCGGTAGGACTCGTGCTGGTGCCGAGCATGACCGGAAAACTCTCGCGCAGAGCGCCGGCGCGGGTGAACTCGAAGAGCCGGTTGGTGCGGACTACGACGAGGTTCTCGGCCGAGATCCAGGCCTCGCCGACCGTCCCGAGCGCGGCGTTGAGCGTGCCGTGCAGAGCGGGCGTGGCGCCCTCGCAGTGCTGATCGAACGAGGCCGTGAACCGCAGCGGCCAGCCGTAGTAGTCGTAGAGGAGCGAGTTCACCTGGAAGTCGCCGGTGACGGTGTTGCAGCCGGAGAAACCGTGGCCGACGTCGAGCCCGGGAGTCGCTGCTCCGCTGCTGATGCAACGCACGGCGCTGGGGAAGCTGCCGCTGGCGAGCAGTTGTCCGGGCCCCGAGGGCGGTTCGAAGCAGAAGTTCCACTGGTTGTTCTGCAACTGGTTGAAGATCAGGTCCACGCCGAGTCCGCTGTTGCGCTTCAGCCGCCACGGCCCGTTGGCCGAGGTCACCGTTCCCGAACCCCCCTGGCCGATCGTGTCCCCGGGGTCGGAGGTGTAGGAGAAGGTCACGGTCGGCACCGTCAGGCGCTCCTCCTCCTGGGCGGCGAGCGGCACGGTGGCGACGACGAGGAGCAGTGCGCCGGCGGTTCTTGGGCCCATCCGAAGACTCCGTTCTTTCACGCTCGAGCGGCGCAGGGGCGCCGATCGAACGTCCTGGATTCGAGGTCGCGATCGAACACCCCGCCCGGTCGCGGCCGGCGAATGGATCGAATTCCGAGCTTCTGGGGATTGTACGAGCAGGAAGCTCCCGGGTTTTCCCGCCTGGGCGCTGGGCGAGCGCGCCCGGGTCTGCCGGCCGAAGTCCGCTAGGGCGCGGGCGCCGGCGCGGCCGATGCGAGCGCTTCGAGCTCTTTGCGAATGGCCGCCAGCGTGCGCTCGGAGACCTGGCCGGGCGGCAGCGCCCGGGCCTCGGCCAGGGTCGAGTCGAGAGTGGCGCGCGCCGCGATGCGGTCCCCACTCTCGTCCTCGATCTTGGCGCGGGTGCGCAGGATCCCGAGGCGGCGCGGGCCGTAGGCTCTCGCCAGGGCGCGATCGGACGCGGCGAGGGCGCGCGGGAACTCCTTCATGGCGCGGTAGGCCACGGCGAGCCGTGCGGGCGGGTTGTAGTCGCCGGGGAAGTCGCGCTCCGAGGCCTCGAGCATCGCAATGGCGCGCTGCGGCTCGCCGATCTCGAGGTAGGCGGAGAGGCGATGCGAGTCGAAGACGGCGCGGGCCGCCGGAGTCGGTGCCTGGGCTGCGGCGCGCTCGAGCAGAGCGATCCACTCTCCGGACAGTCGCTTCTTGCCGATCTCGTCCTTGGCATCCTCGCGGGCGCCGATGAGCGAGATGTAGAGGCCCGAGCGATCGTCGTCAGCGATACCCAGAGCGGGATCGTCGAGCGCCGCACGTGCGGCCCGCTCGAGGTCGGCGATCGCCGCGCTGCGCCCGGGAGCGGTCGCCGCGAGCCCGACCGCGCAGTCGAGTCCGACTGCCGCGACCGAAGCCGAGGATGGCGTGCCGGCGATCCGGGGCAGAAGCTCGCGCGCCGCGCCGGCGCACTCCGCACCCCGGTCCGCCTTCTGCAGGGAAAAGAGATAGGCGTCGGCGACGCGCGGCAGCGGCGTCCACGGCGTGGGGGCGCGCCCGATGACCGCGGCGTAGGCGGTCGCCGCCTTGTCCCAGGCGGCGGCGCCATAGAGCCGGTCGGCCTCTTCGAGGCCTCCCTGCAGGCTCGCTGCTTCGGCGGCACCCGGCGCTGCGGCATCCGGCGCCAGGCTCTTGCCGGCCGCCGGCGCCCGCGCCTCTTCGAGGAAACGGACGAGCTGCTCGATCGTGGCGCTCCCGGTCCAACGGAAGGTCACGGTCTCGGTCCGCGGGTCGATGACGTACATCGAAGGCCAGGCTCCGACCGGGAACTTCGCGACCGTCGCGGCGTTGCCCGGCTTTTCGGTGTCGATCGCCAGCCAGACGAAGCGTTCGGCGAACGGCGCGAGCTTCGCATCCGTGTAGACGTAGGCCTGCATCGAGCGGCAGCTGTGGCACCAGGGAGCCCAGGCCTCGAGGAAGATCGGCAGATTCCGGGCGCGCGCCTCGGCGAGCGCTTTCGGATAGTCGTCGTCGATGAACGGCACCGCGGCGCTGGCGGCGATGGCAACAGCGGAGATCGGGACCGAGAGGAGGAGGGCGGCGAACGCGGCGAGACGCGCAGTGCGATACATGTTCGAACGTTAACACCCATCTCCAGGCGGATTCCCACCTGCGATGGCCACCGGCTCCCGCGAGCGGCGCCCGCCTCGGCCCCGATCCTCCTCGACGGCAGTTGCGACGGTGACGCCGGTGGCCCGGTAGGAGGCTGCTCGGTCAGCTCTTGGCAGCGGCCGCGGAGGTGATCGCCTGGGCGCGGGCTTCGAGGGGCGCCGCGCCGGCGTCGTCGCCACGTGCCTTCAGCGTCTTCGCCAGGTTGGTGAGCGCTTCGGCGACCGCGGCGCTCTCCGCCCCCGCGACCTTCTCGAATCCGGCCAGAACCTGCCGCTGCAAAACCTCGGCCTCCTCGAAGCGCTTCTGGAGGAAGATCTGTCGCGCCAGGTTCGCCGTAACCTGCCAGACGAAGTGGTGTTCCTCGCCCAGTTGCTCACGGAAGAGCTCGAGGACGCTCCGCATCTCGCGCTCCGCCGTGGCGTGATCGCCGCGCCGCGAGGCGATGAGAGCCAGGCCGTTCTTGCATTTGCCGACCTCGAAGTGGCGCGGATTGATCGCCGAGAAGATCGCCAGGTGCTCGCGGTAGAGCGCCTCCGACTCGTCGAGGCGGCCGCGATCGAGGAGGAAGAGTGCATAGAGCTGAATCGACTGGCCGGTGACCGGGTGGTTGTCGCCCAGCTTCGCGCGGCGAATCTCGAGTCCGCGGCGAAGCAGCCCCTCGGCCTCTTCGTGGTGGCCCTGGGTGTCGAGAACGTGACCGAGATTGACGTAGCTCGCCGCTGTGCTGGGGTGATCGGTTCCGAGGCGCTTCTCGAAGACGGCGAGGGCGGAGCGATTGGCCGCTTCGGCCTCATCGAGCCGCCCCAGATCCTCGAGCAGGACGGCGAGGTTCCGCAGGTGGGTCGCTGTCGGCAGCGCGTCGTCGCCGAGCGCCGCGCGATAGGCCTCCCAGACCTTGCGCTGGCCGACCTCCGACTGGACGGCCCGGCCCCTCCAGAAGAGCATCTCGCTGTATTCGCTCCGCACCCGCGCCAGCATCAGACTCCCGGGAGGTTCGCTGACCTCCAGCGTTCGCACGGCGCTCGTGAGCGCCTTCTCGGCCTCGTCGAGCCTGCCCTCGGCGAGCCGCACCGAGCCGAGGGTCGCCGTGGCGCTCGCGATGGCGGGGTGGCCCGCCGGAAAGAGTCCGCGGCGAAGTTCGAGCGCGGCGC
Proteins encoded in this window:
- a CDS encoding thioredoxin family protein, giving the protein MYRTARLAAFAALLLSVPISAVAIAASAAVPFIDDDYPKALAEARARNLPIFLEAWAPWCHSCRSMQAYVYTDAKLAPFAERFVWLAIDTEKPGNAATVAKFPVGAWPSMYVIDPRTETVTFRWTGSATIEQLVRFLEEARAPAAGKSLAPDAAAPGAAEAASLQGGLEEADRLYGAAAWDKAATAYAAVIGRAPTPWTPLPRVADAYLFSLQKADRGAECAGAARELLPRIAGTPSSASVAAVGLDCAVGLAATAPGRSAAIADLERAARAALDDPALGIADDDRSGLYISLIGAREDAKDEIGKKRLSGEWIALLERAAAQAPTPAARAVFDSHRLSAYLEIGEPQRAIAMLEASERDFPGDYNPPARLAVAYRAMKEFPRALAASDRALARAYGPRRLGILRTRAKIEDESGDRIAARATLDSTLAEARALPPGQVSERTLAAIRKELEALASAAPAPAP
- a CDS encoding 2-oxoacid:ferredoxin oxidoreductase subunit beta — its product is MTIAAAPLSKKDFQTDQEVRWCPGCGDYAILSAVQAVFPELGIPKERFVVVSGIGCSSRFPYYMNTYGFHTIHGRAPAVATGLKISRPDLEVWIATGDGDALSIGGNHLIHTLRRNVGVKILMFNNRIYGLTKGQYSPTSEVGKRTKSTPYGSIDYPFNALSVAIGSGATFVARSVDIFQAHLKETLKAAAAHKGTAFVEIYQNCNIFNDKAFAPITDKESRDDAAVYLEQGKPLVFGKGKSKGIRLNGTELEVLDFAAGFGPDDCLVWDETRMNPAIAFMIAQMGPPNFPTPLGVLRRVDVPSFESGVVGQIERETERKGPGSLDQLLRSGDIWTVHEDGTVS
- a CDS encoding glycogen debranching enzyme — protein: MPNAFEYAYRLDGGPELLDPYARSLTGGEVWGDRSSEAAGWKFRRYRSLFQPVAALAPGVGRPPRPQIADSERVIYELHLRGFTRHPSSGVAHPGTYLGLIEKIPYLQSLGITTVELLPLLEFDETENFRRNPVTGERLLNYWGYSPVSFFAPKASYASDATPGAAQAELMTMIDALHAAGLEVVVDVVYNHTAEGGGGASDPLHSFRGLAEETYYLRDPATRRPLDVTGCGNTVNTNHPVVRRLILDSLRFWSEEIGVDGFRFDLASAFYRGLSGEKLTASPLAAEIAADPVLAGRLLIAEPWDVTGFTPPAGFPPPWREWNGAFRDDVRRWVRGDEVAPRTLELRLAGSPDLFPPPQSRAAAIDFVTCHDGFPLADLVSYSTKANRENGEEDRDGSSFNLSSNHGVEGETSAPEILATRHRQVANFLALLLLSRGTPMLLAGDERGRSQRGNNNAWCQDNEISWLDWNLAAGRREALVRGLLALRRELADLAFGEWSECAAFHPPAGPDAGRSERAVLLVTRDETGGRSVLLALNPGAAPVRFPLPRAAAGKPWRLAFDSFVEAAETHAPPAERPQFAPGTSELGVQPHSIRILLA